A segment of the Arachis hypogaea cultivar Tifrunner chromosome 5, arahy.Tifrunner.gnm2.J5K5, whole genome shotgun sequence genome:
TTCTTTGTCAATGTTAGCTTGCTCCGCTAATTTGAGCTTTAATGTGTTGAggaaaatacttgaaattcagTTATGTATCGGGTTGATCTTAATAACAGGGCATGTATTGCATTTAAAGATGTAGCCATGTAGGCGCATCAAATATTGGTAATAACTAAGTACTGTTAGTATTATACTCTCATCAAAATTTATCTCTTATTATTTTCTATCTTCCGGTTTATATTCCCATTTTCTATGGTTTCTTATTTCGGTAGTTTTTCTACGGGGATTTATGCTTCTCAAACTGACTAACAATTTTTCTCTTAGGCTTTTAATTTGAGAAGTGCTCCAAGTATGGATCATATCAGGTGGTAGACAAGGTTTCTATTTCTAGCTATCACCAGTATCTCAAAGATGTGGTGGAAAATCGTTTTCTGTATTGCATAATTTTTACATAATACTAGTGAAGACAACCACAGcttagaaaaggaaaaagaaaaatactgTATCAGCACAGCGATTGAGAAAGGTATGATGCAATGGAGGAAGCACAAGGCCAGTATTATTCTTCCACTCCACAAGAATCTGCATTATCTCATGATGGTGGAGGGAGGTCTCAGCTCAACGGCCAAGGGAATTGTGGGACTGGTATCATAGGCCTGAAGAAGAGAGGTCATGGAACTCGTTCTTGGATAAAAATTGGTCAGGATGGGAGTACTCAGACCGTAACACTTGACAAGGCTACCATTATGAGACATTGTTCTTTGCCTTCCAGAGATCTTAGACTATTGGATCCAATGTTCATTTATCCTTCTACCATATTAGGACGGGAGAAGGCTATTGTTGTAAACCTTGAGCAAATCCGTTGTATAATTACTGCTGATGAGGTCATCCTGATGAATTCATTGGATGGTAGTGTTGGTCAGTATAGGTCAGAATTATGCAATCGGCTTCAGAAAGAAAAAGCTGGTAAGGATTCCAGTTGTTTCTGCCGATTTTTTTGTTAGATTAGTAAGGGTTAAAGATGGTTGCAAAGGGTTCCTGGAGCAAGGCATCTAAAAATATCTGATATCTTTGTCTGATATGATCAGTTAGCAATTAGCATACTTAACTCCTGTTTAGCACTTAATTGGAATCGGTAAGGAGGGAAAGACACCAAATGATGTGAATTTGAAGTTCTATTGTGGTATCAATTAGAAAGGTTTACTTGATTGAAAGATTTTTATTGTAATGGTTTGTCTAATTTTTATGGCTTATGATAGTACATCTCTGCCATTTGATCTCTATAATTTCACCTAGCCGACAACGCTTCCTTTTTGTTGTTGTAAAGTATGATACCTTTTCATCCCTTGGTTGCTAACTAGCTATTGTCATTTCTTTCTTAAAAGCAATTTTTTAGTTTGCTACAGTTCCCTGGTATTGTAACTAACCTTCCAGCAAAAAGGAAACCACCACAACAAAACCCAAAATTAATTCTGTGAAAGATCCCCCCCTTTTTCCCCAAGGTAGACAGACACTGCACATAATTTCTTATCAGATTTGCCATTTTTGAACAGATGGTCTGCCTTTTGAGTTTAGAGCGTTGGAAATGGCTCTGGAGTTGACATGCACATCTTTAGATGCTCAGGTATGGCTCAATCAATAATCCTCTTGCTGAACCCTTTACGTTCTTGTCTGTGACAGTATATATCTTCGTTTTTATTTAACATTGAAATTGCAATGATTGCCGGTAATCATagtagaagatatgatttattgTAAAATATTATTTGATTGAATTTCATCGACTGTATTATATATTTGCCTGCAAGTTTCAGATAACTTAATGGTGGTTACATTGTTTCAACTGCCAACAATTGTTTCCTCCATTCACTCTCAAGCGGGTAAAAGCCCTGGAATTAATTCGGCCACACACAGACACAAGAGGGATGGCTTTCAATTAACATccatgaaaaatagaagaaaagttCTGTTATTAATTAGAAAATGCATCTACTTTATTGCAGCCATTAAACCCCTTTCTATATAacagaaaattctaaaaggataACCCGGTGTCAAAACATCCTGCATTACGCAGAGTCCAATGAAAGGCCTTCTGAAAAGGCTAAATTCTTTGTTTCTAAAATTAAGTTCGGAAGAAATGAAAAGGCATAAGTAAAATGGGTGGCTTAGTGCACAAAACTCACACTGTGGGTTCTGGGGAATGTAGATCTATATGGTTTTACCTCCACTTACAACGAGACTATTTAAAGATCTTAACATGTGACCTGAATCACAAGGCAGTTTCTTTAGTGTGGTTCCAAGGcacaaacaaaatagaagaaagctGCTAGACAAGCACTACTTAGGTACAATACTGTCATCATCATCAATTTGCAGTAGCTAGGTGCACATACTTATAATTGACATTCCTTCGTCCTGCATCATTTTCTACTTTATCAGTGCTTGTTTTACATGAGAAAAGGGTCAATGTTGCAGTTGCTGTCCATGCTCCCGTATAACATAATAATCTCACTTTATGGATTTGATCAATGGAATTTAAGTTGAAATGGGCATACGttgttttagtgtaaaattcagtAGCTTCAAACTAGGAATAACTTTATCAATgctgttatttattttttgaattatggTGAGAGtaaattatattgaattttaCCAATCCTCAGGGAAGGTGAGTGTAACCTAACCAATACCCAGCTCCCCTATATGTTTAAAACTTACGTTAAGCTCCCTGAAATTTAGGAAATATTAAACCTGATACCCTTGTATTATTAAGAAGGTTTTTTATTTGATAGgtaaaagagttggaaatggaaATATATCCTGTGCTAGATGAATTAGCATCGTCTATCAGTACTCTGAATTTAGAACGTGTTCGAAGATTTAAAGGTCATCTCCTTGCTTTGACTCAACGAGTTCAGAAGGTTGATAAATGTAGAATCCCCATCcttgattatttgtgttattATTCTATCCTTTTAAACATCTGCAACTAGTAATTTGTGTAATTTCCAGGTACGTGACGAAATAGAACATCTCATGGATGATGATGGTGATATGGCTGAGATGTGCCTTACTGAGAAAAGGAGAAGCTCAGATATGTACCCTCTTAATGATTGTCTTCACATTCTTACATCAAGTAGTGGTAAAGAGATTTCAAAGTCAGCTCCTAATTCACCAGAGCGGTCAATTAGTGGGATCCCAATGTTGCCAAGGGCTTTCAGCATCATTGGAAATTCAGGCAAACATGGTAGTTCAATGGGTTCTTCTGATAATGGAGAAAGGATTCAACCACTGGAAATGTTGCTTGAAGCATACTTTATCGTCATTGATAATACGCTTAACTCATTGTCGTCGGTATGAGAAAGCTGATTCACTCAGCTATAGTATTAAAGTTCACCTACTTTCCTTGTGGCCTACAGTATCATATGTTGGATATCATGGtatttattatataacttgatcaTAAAACTGGTTAGCAATGACAAGCTTTCTGCTAATAAACTGTTGTCTTGTGTAATGTCTGCCTTTGATTTTAGGTAACGATTAGAAGGCATGATGACTTTTTGCTTAAATTTTAATCTATTTCAAAGCAGCATATGGTTATATTATTTTCAGTGATGTGCTTTCTGCTGACGTTAATCTTTTTTTCCCCCTGATATTCCAGCTTAAAGAATACATTGATGACACAGAAGATTTTATCAATATAAAGTTGGTAAGATTATCAACCTACAATATTCTGCTATccactcctttttttttttttttcaaattctgtgTAAATGGTGTAAACCAGGGTGTCTTATTTTTCACTCATATTGCAGGGCAATATTCAAAACCGCCTAATACAGTTTGAATTGCTTCTTACTGCAGCTACATTGGTAGCAGCAGTATTTGCTGCTGTGACAGCAGTGTTTGGGATGAACTTTGAAACCACAGTTTTTGACTATCCATCTGGTTTCCATTGGGTTTTGGTAGTTACCGGAATCACTTGTGCATCATTGTATTTCTCGTTCTTATTCTACTTTAAGTACAAGAAAGTGCTTCCAGGGTAAAATTCAACAGCTCTGAACTGATTCTGCGATGTAGCAAAGCCAAAATGGTCTTTATATTTAAGGTGGCAGGGCTGCCAAATTTATATACATTATCTGTTTTTGAATCCACCGATACACGACAACCTATTCATAATTGAAGCTTTGACCATAATCATCAATCAAGATGGCATTGTTAGACTTGGGCAACTGTCACGGTGCAGGCCAAGATGTCTCTATAATCACGCGATATTTTGAAGGAGTCGTAAACCTCCCCATCTCTGCTCTTTTTGTACTCGAACAACAAATTTGAGTGATCGAATGCTGTTAGTTTTATAAACCCGTAGTCGTAATCTCTAAAGATATTCCATTTTGTCTCGAGGGGAGTAAATGTTGAACCCCAGCACTGCCAGCAACAATGTGTATGGTTCCATTTAAGGGTCCCTTATAGTGGTGCTTTTCTTCATTTGTGCAGATATTCTTTTGCAACATGTAAGCACACAAACTTTACTATGTAAAGTATGCATATTCAAAGAAACTAGTTCAAATGATGGTGTGGCATGTTAATGAGAAATGTTCTTGAAACTTCTCATGAACCgtataaatacatatttttataacGTAGAATTTGATGGGCCTTCATTACAATACCCTAACTCTTTATTtctattcttgcatttttatctctTAATGTATGTTCTATCACTTGCTTTCGGAGAAAAACGTTTCAATAAACACTAAAGCAAGTGCATATtaaatagaggtaattaaaattttaaaaactaaattgagGTTCACGTACAAATTTAAGGACCAAATTGAAttgagactatatatatatatatatatatatatatatatatatatatatatatatatatatatatatatatatatatagttcgaGACCAATTTTATGTAGAAGTCCTGAATAGAAATTGATGATGAAAGCTAATGTTGAAAAGGGTCCTAAAATTCTTATGAGGTGCTTTTTTATTGGAATAAACAaagaaattacaaataaaattttaccATTATGAAACTATGGAGGATTTAGTCAATTTAGCCATTGAGGTGGAACAGCTGCAATAATTTATTGCAACTTGGCTCTCTTCGGACTCCAATGCTATAAGGGTTTCTAAAGGAGCAAAGTTTgaggataaaacaaaattcaagggTGTAGATTTCAAGAAGAATCTTATAAATTGACATAAGAAGATGAGTTcttctaattttatctttaattcttCTTCAAAGCCAGTAACAAAAGAATTTATTGAGTATTCTGTAAATGGATATGTACTTAGAGAAACCAAAAGTGAAGAATTTCTCAAATGGGTCCTTAGAATCTGagcaat
Coding sequences within it:
- the LOC112801647 gene encoding magnesium transporter MRS2-5 isoform X2, with amino-acid sequence MEEAQGQYYSSTPQESALSHDGGGRSQLNGQGNCGTGIIGLKKRGHGTRSWIKIGQDGSTQTVTLDKATIMRHCSLPSRDLRLLDPMFIYPSTILGREKAIVVNLEQIRCIITADEVILMNSLDGSVGQYRSELCNRLQKEKADGLPFEFRALEMALELTCTSLDAQVRDEIEHLMDDDGDMAEMCLTEKRRSSDMYPLNDCLHILTSSSGKEISKSAPNSPERSISGIPMLPRAFSIIGNSGKHGSSMGSSDNGERIQPLEMLLEAYFIVIDNTLNSLSSLKEYIDDTEDFINIKLGNIQNRLIQFELLLTAATLVAAVFAAVTAVFGMNFETTVFDYPSGFHWVLVVTGITCASLYFSFLFYFKYKKVLPG
- the LOC112801647 gene encoding magnesium transporter MRS2-5 isoform X1; its protein translation is MEEAQGQYYSSTPQESALSHDGGGRSQLNGQGNCGTGIIGLKKRGHGTRSWIKIGQDGSTQTVTLDKATIMRHCSLPSRDLRLLDPMFIYPSTILGREKAIVVNLEQIRCIITADEVILMNSLDGSVGQYRSELCNRLQKEKADGLPFEFRALEMALELTCTSLDAQVKELEMEIYPVLDELASSISTLNLERVRRFKGHLLALTQRVQKVRDEIEHLMDDDGDMAEMCLTEKRRSSDMYPLNDCLHILTSSSGKEISKSAPNSPERSISGIPMLPRAFSIIGNSGKHGSSMGSSDNGERIQPLEMLLEAYFIVIDNTLNSLSSLKEYIDDTEDFINIKLGNIQNRLIQFELLLTAATLVAAVFAAVTAVFGMNFETTVFDYPSGFHWVLVVTGITCASLYFSFLFYFKYKKVLPG
- the LOC112801647 gene encoding magnesium transporter MRS2-5 isoform X3, with the translated sequence MEEAQGQYYSSTPQESALSHDGGGRSQLNGQGNCGTGIIGLKKRGHGTRSWIKIGQDGSTQTVTLDKATIMRHCSLPSRDLRLLDPMFIYPSTILGREKAIVVNLEQIRCIITADEVILMNSLDGSVGQYRSELCNRLQKEKADGLPFEFRALEMALELTCTSLDAQVKELEMEIYPVLDELASSISTLNLERVRRFKGHLLALTQRVQKVRDEIEHLMDDDGDMAEMCLTEKRRSSDMYPLNDCLHILTSSSGKEISKSAPNSPERSISGIPMLPRAFSIIGNSGKHGSSMGSSDNGERIQPLEMLLEAYFIVIDNTLNSLSSLKEYIDDTEDFINIKLLHW